The Pseudogulbenkiania sp. MAI-1 sequence TCCAGCCCGGCAAAATGCTGTACGAAATGGATGGTGTGGCTGAGGAGCTTGCTCGCGAAGCCTTCCGTTTGGCCGCAGCCAAGTTGCCGATCCCGACTGTGTTTGTGACTAGACAGGTAGGTCAGTAATGAAAGCGTCCGAACTGAGAGCAAAGACTGATGCCGAGCTGAAGGTGGAACTGCTGAGCCTGCTGAAGGCACAGTTCGCGCTGCGCATGCAGCATGCCACCCAGCAGCTCGCCAAGACCAGTGAGCTGAAGAAAGTGCGTCGCGACATCGCTCGCGTGCGCACCGTTCTGAAAGAAAAGGTGGCTTGATTATGAGCGAAACCAAAGTCGTACGTACGCTGACCGGCAAGGTGGTCAGCGACAAGATGGATAAGACTGTTACCGTGCTGGTCGAGCGCAAAGTTAAGCACCCGATCTACGGCAAGATTATCCGTCGTTCCAAGAAGTTCCACGCACACGACGAGAACAACGAGTTCCGTGCTGGCGATACCGTTGTCATCAGCGAATCCCGCCCGCTCTCGAAGACCAAGTCGTGGGTTGTGACTGCACTGGTCGAGAAAGCTCGTCAAGTGTAAAACTTGCAGAGGGGCTCGCCCCTCTGTATAATGGCCACTTCCCTGTCCATTCGGGCAGGGTTCGCCCTTTGCGGGGTCCAAAACTGGCCGTTTGATACGCCGCAGAATTCTCTGTGGCGTTTCGTCTAACTGAATGCCTGAAACTGGCGGAAGGTGGACGAAAGTGACGGGTTAAGTTGGATAGAAAGGTAATCAAATGATCCAAATGCAGACCATGCTTGAGGTCGCAGACAACACCGGTGCGCGTTCGGTTATGTGCATCAAGGTGCTGGGCGGTTCCAAGCGTCGCTATGCAAGTGTTGGCGATATCATCAAGGTGAGCATCAAGGATGCTGCTCCGCGTGGTCGCGTCAAGAAAGGCGATGTGTACAACGCTGTCGTGGTTCGCACGGCAAAGGGTGTACGCCGTCCGGACGGCTCGCTGATCAAGTTCGATGGCAACGCCGCCGTACTGCTGAACAACAAACTCGAGCCGATCGGCACTCGTATCTTCGGGCCGGTAACGCGTGAACTGCGTACCGAGCGCTTCATGAAGATCGTTTCGCTCGCTCCAGAAGTGCTGTAAGGGGGACGCATGCGCAAAATTCGTAAGGGTGATGAAGTCGTAGTAATCACCGGCAAGGACAAGGGTAAGCGCGGCACCGTTCTCCGTGTTCTGGACGACAAGGTCGTTGTCGAAGGTGTGAATGTTGCTAAGAAGCACCAGAAGCCGAATCCGGTTCGTGGTGTTGCTGGTGGCATCGTTGAAAAGACCATGCCGGTCGATGTGTCCAATGTGGCCATCTTTAACCCGGCTAGCCAGAAGGCTGATCGCGTAGGCTTCAAGACTCTTGAAGACGGCCGCAAGGTGCGCGTATTCAAGTCCAATGGCGAAGTTATCGGGGCCTAAGGAGTCAACATGGCACGTTTCTACGATTTTTACAAAGAAAGCGTAGTGCCGGAGCTGGTAAAACAGTTCGGCTACAAGTCGATCATGGAGGTTCCCCGCATCGAGAAAATCACCCTGAACATGGGTGTGGGCGAAGCGGTGGCCGACAAGAAGGTAATGGAACACGCTGTAGGCGACCTCGAGAAAATCGCTGGTCAGAAGCCTGTAGTGACCACGGCACGCAAGTCGATCGCCGGCTTCAAGATTCGTGATCAATACCCGATCGGCTGCAAGGTCACGCTGCGCCGCGAGCGCATGTACGAATTCCTTGATCGCCTGGTGACCATCGCGCTGCCGCGCGTGCGTGACTTCCGTGGCGTGTCCGCCAAGTCCTTCGATGGCCGCGGCAACTACAACATGGGTGTTCGCGAACAGATCATCTTCCCGGAAATCGAGTACGACAAGATCGATGCGCTGCGTGGGATGAACATCACCATTACCACCACGGCGAAGACTGACGAAGAAGCCCGCGCACTGCTGGCTGCGTTCAAGTTCCCGTTCAAGGGTTAAGCACATGGCAACACTTGCACTGATTAACCGTGAAGAGAAGCGCGCGAAGCTGGTCGCCAAATTCGCCAGCAAGCGTGAACAGCTCCTCGAAATCATCAATAACCAGAGCCTCTCGGAAGAAGAGCGTTTCGCCGCACGCCTGAAACTTCAGCAACTGCCGCGCAATGCCAGCCCGGTGCGCCAGCGTCGTCGCTGCGCCGTGACCGGTCGTCCGCGTGGCGTGTTCCGTAAATTCGGTCTGGGTCGCAACAAACTTCGTGAAATCGCCATGAAAGGCGAGATCCCGGGCGTTGTGAAGGCCAGCTGGTAATAGGAGATACAGAATGAGCATGCATGATCCTATTTCCGATATGTTGACCCGCATCCGCAACGCTCAGCGTGCTTCCAAGGCTGCCGTATCCATGCCTTGCTCCAAGCTGAAGGTTGCACTGGCCCAGGTGCTGAAGGATGAAGGTTATATCGAAGACTTTGCCGTAGCCGGCGAAGAGAAGAAGCCCGTCCTGGATATCCAGCTCAAGTACTATGCCGGTCGTCCGGTCATCGATCGCATTGAGCGCGTATCCCGTCCCGGCCTGCGTGTTTACAAAGGCTCCACCGAGATCCCGAAAGTAATGAACGGTCTGGGTGTGGCAATTGTATCCACCTCCAAAGGTCTGATGACTGATCGCAAGGCCCGCGCAGCCGGTATCGGCGGCGAGCTTCTCTGCATCGTGGCATAAGGAGAGGGTTGAATGTCTCGCGTAGCAAAGAATCCCGTAGCGATCCCGGCCGGCGTTGAAGTCAAGTTCAACGCTACCGAGGTGAGCGTCAAGGGCGCTCTTGGCACCCTCACCACCGCTCTGTGCGATGAGGTTGAAGTGAAACTGGACGACAACCAGCTGACCTTCGCCGCCAAGAACGACAGCAAGTTCGCTCGTGCCATGTCCGGTACGCTGCGTGCCCTGCTCAACAACATGGTTACTGGCGTCAGCAAAGGCTTCGAGAAGAAGCTGACCCTGGTCGGCGTGGGCTATCGTGCCCAGGCCCAGGGCGATGCCGTGAACCTGTCTCTTGGTTTCTCCCACCCGGTTTCGCACAAGATGCCGGCCGGCGTGAAAGTGGAAACCCCGACTCAGACCGAGATCCTGATCAAGGGCGCTGACAAGCAGCTCGTTGGTCAAGTCGCTGCCGAAATCCGTGCCTACCGCTCCCCGGAGCCGTACAAGGGCAAGGGCGTACGCTATGCCGACGAGGTCGTGGTTCTGAAAGAGACCAAGAAGAAGTAATTGAGGCCCTGACATGGACAAGAAACAAGCTCGACTCCGCCGTGCACGCAAAACCCGTGCTCGGATTGCGGAGCTCAAGATGGTGCGCCTTTCCGTACACCGCACCAACTGCCACATTTACGCTCAGATCATTGATGAGACTGGTAGTCGTGTGCTGGCCAGCGCTTCCTCCCTGGAAGCCGAAGTGCGCTCTGATCTTGCCAATGGTGGCAACCAGGCCGCTGCAGCCGTAGTCGGCAAGCGGATTGCCGAGAAAGCCAAGGCAGCTGGCATCGAAAAAGTCGCTTTTGATCGTTCGGGTTTCCAATACCACGGCCGTATCAAGGCGCTGGCCGATGCGGCTCGCGAAAGCGGCCTCGTATTCTAATTCGGAGTGAAGAATGGCTAAGCACGAAATCGAAGATCGTGGCGACGGTCTGATCGAGAAAATGATCGGTGTCAACCGCGTCACCAAAGTGGTGAAGGGTGGCCGTATCATGGCTTTCTCCGCTCTCACCGTAGTAGGTGATGGCGACGGCGGTATCGGCATGGGTAAGGGCCGTTCCAAGGAAGTGCCGGTTGCTGTGCAGAAGGCAATGGAATCGGCACGCCGCAACATGGTCAAGATCCCGCTGAAAAACGGTACCCTGCATCACACCGTGATCGGCAAGCACGGTGCTACCACCGTGTTCATGCAGCCCGCCAAAGAAGGTACCGGTGTGAAGGCCGGTGGCCCGATGCGCGCCATCTTTGACGCAATGGGTGTTCGCAACGTGTCCGCCAAGGTGCACGGTTCGACCAACCCGTACAACGTCGTGCGTGCAACCCTGGACGGTCTGAACAAGATCTTCGTTCCTTCGCAGATCGCCGCCAAGCGTGGCCTGACTGTCGAGGAAATCCTGGGGGTGGAGCATGAGTAACGCCAAGACTGTCAAGGTGACTCTGGTGAAGAGCCTGATCGGTCGCCTGGAATCCCATAAGGCCTGCGCTCGCGGTCTCGGTCTGAAAAAGATCAACCAGACCGTCGAAGTGCTCGATACGCCTGAAAACCGTGGCATGATCAACAAGATCAGCTACTTGTTGAAAAGCGAGGGCTAAGCGATGTTGCTGAATACCATTAAGCCGGGCGCTGGCGCCAAGCACGCCAAGCGTCGCGTTGGCCGTGGCATCGGCAGCGGTCTGGGCAAGACTGCTGGCCGTGGTCACAAGGGCCAGAAGAGCCGTGCCGGTGGCTTCCACAAGGTCGGTTTCGAAGGCGGTCAGATGCCGCTGCAGCGCCGCCTGCCGAAGCGTGGCTTCAAGTCCCTGTCCGCTGGCAAGACTGCCGAAGTTCGCCTGTCCGAACTGAATCAGCTGCCGGTTGATGAAATTGATTTGCTCGCCCTCAAGCAAGCCGGCATCGTTGCCGCCCAGGCCCTGGTGGCCAAGGTGGTGCTGTCTGGCAAGGTTGAGCGTGCTCTGAAGCTGCGTGGCGTGGCCGTTACGGCCGGTGCCCGCGCTGCTATCGAAGCCGCTGGCGGCAGTATCGTTGAATAAGGCGCACGTACGTGGCGAATACTTCTCTAGTCTCTAATGGCAACAAGTTTGCCGATCTGAAGCGGCGTGTGCTGTTCCTGATCGGTGCACTGATCGTTTACCGCATTGGTGCGCATATACCTGTACCCGGTATCAACCCTGCCGAACTAGCGAAGTTGTTCCACTCGTCGCAGACGGGCCTCCTCGACATGTTCAACATGTTCTCGGGCGGGGCCCTTTCCAGATTTACGGTATTTGCCATCGGCATCATGCCGTACATCTCGGCCTCCATCATTCTGCAGTTGGGCTCGGAAATCATCCCGACGCTCAAGGAGCTGAAGAAAGAGGGCGACGCTGGACGTCGTAAGATAACCCAGTACACACGTTACGCGACTGTTTTGCTGGCGACTTTCCAGAGTTTCGGCATTGCAGTGATGCTTTATAAGCAGCCTAACCTGGTGGTGACTCCTCAGTGGGAGTTTTACCTGACGACTGTGGTTACGCTGGTGACCGGCACCATGTTCCTGATGTGGCTTGGTGAACAGATAACCGAACGGGGTATCGGCAACGGTATTTCCCTGATTATCTGTGCCGGTATCGCCGCCGGCGTACCCTCCGCGATCGGTAAAACGCTGACCCTGACTAGTCAGGGTTCGTTGCCTATCCTGTTTGCCATCGTGCTGTTTGCATCGGTGATCCTGGTTACCTATCTGGTCGTGTTCGCCGAACGCGGTCAGCGCAAGGTGCTGGTGAACTATGCCAAGCGCCAGGTTGGCAATCGCGTCATGCAGGGCCAGAGCACGCATATGCCGCTCAAGCTCAACATGGCGGGGGTGATTCCGCCGATCTTTGCTTCCAGCATCATCCTGTTTCCGGCCACCGTTCTCGGCTGGTTCGGCAACACGGAAGGCATGGGCTGGCTGAAAGCGGTTGCAGACAAACTGCATCCGGGTCAGCCGATCTATGTCCTGCTGTATGCAACGGCGATCATTTTCTTCTGTTATTTCTACACGGCCCTGGTGTTCAACCCGAAGGAGACCGCGGATAACCTGAAGAAGAGTGGTGCCTTCATCCCGGGGATTCGTCCAGGTGAGCAGACTTCGCGTTATATCGAGAAGATCATTCTGCGGCTGACGCTGATCGGTGCGATTTACATCACGCTGGTTTGCCTGTTGCCGGAGTTCCTGATCCTGAAGTGGAACGTGCCGTTCTACTTTGGCGGGACCTCGCTGTTGATCATCGTCGTGGTGACGATGGACTTCATGGCGCAGGTGCAGTCGTACATTTTGTCGCACCAGTATGAGAGCTTGCTGAAGAAGGCCAACTTCAAAGGCAACGCTCTTACCCGCTGATTACGAGTTCACACTGGGTTATATGGCTAAGGAAGATACCATTCAGATGCAGGGCGAGGTCCTGGAGACGTTGCCGAACGCAACCTTCAGGGTCCAGCTTGAGAATGGACACGTAGTGCTCGGGCATATTTCCGGAAAGATGCGGATGCATTACATCCGCATTCTTCCCGGCGATAAGGTCACGGTGGAGATGACTCCCTATGACTTGTCCCGTGCCCGAATCGTGTTCCGTGCAAAATAATGCACTCGCTCTTTTTAGAGATTGAAAGGAACTGACATGCGAGTTCAGCCTTCGGTAAAGAAAATTTGCCGTAACTGCAAAATTATCCGTCGCAACCGTGTTGTTCGCGTGATCTGCACGGATCCCCGTCACAAGCAAAAGCAAGGCTAATATTTGTTAGCCCTGATCTTGCGTGATACAATCGCAAGCTTTTCATGGTCTTAAGGCTTAAGGAAAGAGTATGGCCCGTATTGCAGGGGTAAACATCCCCAACCATGCGCATGCCGTTATCGGCCTGCAGGCTATTTACGGCATCGGTCAAACTCGTGCTCAGCAGATCTGCGCTGCAGCAGGTGTTGTTCCTTCCACGAAAGTGAAGGATCTGACCGACGCCGAAATGGACAAACTGCGTGAAGAAGTAGGCAAATTCACCGTAGAAGGTGACCTGCGCCGCGAAATTACCATGAGCATCAAGCGTCTGATGGACATGGGCTCTTACCGTGGCATGCGCCATCGTCGCGGCCTGCCGTGCCGCGGCCAGCGTACTCGCACCAATGCTCGCACTCGCAAGGGTCCGCGCAAGGCGATCGCCGGCAAGAAGTAATCTTAAGGAACACAGATAATGGCTAAAGCAAACACAGCTGTCCGTGTACGCAAAAAAGTGCGCAAGTCTGTTAGCGAAGGTATCGTGCACGTGCACGCTTCGTTCAACAACACCATCATCACTATCACCGACCGTCAAGGCAATGCTTTGTCTTGGGCTACCTCTGGCGGCGCTGGTTTTAAGGGCTCGCGCAAGAGTACACCCTTTGCTGCTCAGGTAGCGGCAGAGCATGCTGGTAAAGTTGCCCAAGAATACGGTGTGAAGAACCTCGAAGTTCGTATCAAAGGCCCGGGTCCGGGTCGTGAATCTGCCGTTCGCGCTCTCAACGCGCTGGGTTTCAAGATCACCAGCATCTCCGACGTGACGCCGGTGCCGCACAACGGCTGCCGTCCGCCCAAGAAACGTCGTATTTAATTCGGAGAGTGTGAGAACATGGCACGTTATATTGGCCCGAAATGTAAACTCGCGCGTCGCGAAGGTACCGACCTGTTCCTGAAGAGCGCGCGTCGTGCACTGGATTCCAAGTGCAAACTGGACAGCATTCCCGGTCAGCATGGCGCTCGCAAGAGCCGTCTGTCTGACTACGGCGTCCAACTGCGTGAAAAGCAGAAGATCCGCCGCATCTACGGCGTGCTCGAGCGCCAGTTCCGCAACTACTTCGCCGAAGCCTCGCGCCTGAAGGGCTCGACCGGCGAAAACCTGCTGAAGCTGCTGGAATCCCGCCTCGACAACGTCGTATACCGCATGGGCTTTGGCTCCACCCGCGCCGAAGCGCGCCAGCTGGTGAGCCACAAGGCTATCGTGGTGAACGGTCAAGTCGTGAACATCCCGTCCTTCCAGGTGAAGGCCGGCGATGTCGTCGCCATCCGCGAAAAAGCCAAGAAGCAGGCCCGTATCGTCGAAGGTCTGGCTCTGGCCGAACAGGGTGGTTTCCCTTCCTGGGTGTCGGTTGACTCCAAGAAGATGGAAGGTGTTTTCAAGTCGGCTCCGGAGCGTTCCGAACTGGCTGGCGATATCAACGAACAGCTCGTTGTGGAATTCTACTCCAAGTAATCGCTAGCTCTTAGGGACTGACTATGCAAAACAGCGCTTCGGAATTTCTTAAACCGCGACTCATTGACGTGCAGCCGGTTTCGGCTACTCACGCGCGCGTATCGATGGAGCCGTTTGAACGTGGTTATGCCCATACCCTGGGTAACGCACTGCGTCGCATTCTGCTGTCCTCGATGCCGGGTTTTGCTCCGACCGAAGTCACTATCGCTGGCGTTTTGCATGAGTATTCCGCTCTTGATGGCGTTCGCGAGGATGTCGTCGACATCCTCCTGAACCTCAAGGGCGTGGTGCTTAAGCTGCATGGTCGTGACAGCGTCGTACTCACCCTCAAGAAAGAGGGCGAGGGCGCTGTTCTGGCTGGCGATATCGAGTTGCCGCATGATGTTGAGGTGATCAATCCGGATCACGTCATCTGCCATCTGGCCGCAGGCGGCAAGATCGATCTGGAAGTGAAGGTCGAAAAAGGTCGCGGCTATCAGCCGGTTAGCGTTCGCGCCAATCAGGACGAAAACCGTGCCATCGGTACTATTCAGCTGGATGCTTCGTTCTCTCCGGTCCGCCGGGTGAGCTTTGGCGTGGAAAGCGCCCGCGTCGAGCAGCGTACCGACCTGGATCGCCTGGTGCTCGATATCGAGACCAATGGGGTGATCGAACCTGAGCAAGCCGTGCGTAACGCCGCGCGCATCCTGATGGATCAGCTGTCGATCTTTGCTGATCTGCAAGGCACTGCGGTTGAAGAAGTCGTTGAAAAGGCGCCGCCGATCGATCCGATCCTGCTGCGTCCGGTCGACGATCTTGAACTGACGGTTCGTTCGGCTAACTGCCTGAAGGCCGAGAACATTTATTACATCGGTGACCTGATTCAGCGTACCGAGACCGAGCTTCTGAAGACTCCGAACCTCGGTCGCAAGTCCCTGAATGAGATCAAGGAAGTTCTCGCGTCCAAAGGCCTGACTCTCGGCATGAAGCTGGAAAACTGGCCGCCGGCAGGGCTGGAAAAACCGTAAGGTTTGAGATTAAAGGACATTAACAATGCGTCATCGTTATAGCAATCGTAAACTGAACCGCACGACTAGCCACCGTCTGGCTATGCTGCGCAACATGGCTAACTCGCTGCTGCGCCACGAAGTGATCGTGACCACGCTGCCGAAGGCCAAGGAACTGCGCCGTGTGGCCGAGCCGCTGATCACGCTGGGTAAGAAGCCGTCGCTGGCTAATCGCCGCCTGGCTTTCGACCGCACCCGTGATCGCGAGATCGTGGTTAAACTCTTCGACGTACTGGGCCCGCGCTACACCGCTCGCAACGGCGGCTATGTTCGTATCCTGAAGTACGGCTTCCGCAACGGCGACAACGCTCCGATGGCTCTGGTCGAGCTGCTGGACCGTCCGGAAGATGCGGTAGCAGTGGAAGAAGAAGCCGAGTAACCTTCGGGTGCTCTGAATAAAAAAGCCAGCGTACGCTGGCTTTTTTATTTTCCGATGCTGTCGCTTAGAAAATCGACAGGCCGGTCCGGGTCGTGAAGCGGTCCAGCGCCTCCAGCCCGATCAGCGAGTTGCCCTGGCTGTCGAGCGCCGGGCTCCAGACGGCGATGCTCATCTTGCCCGGGATGATGGCCAGAATCCCTCCCCCCACCCCACTCTTGCAGGGCAGGCCCACCCGGTAGGCGAATTCGCCGGCGGCATCGTAGGTGCCGCAAGTCAGCATGATGGCATTGACCTGCTTGGCCTGGCTCCGGGTCAGCCGCGGCTCGCCGCTGACCGGCGAGAGTCCATGGTTGGCCAGGTAGAGGCCGGCGCGCGCCAGCTCGGCGCAGCTCATGGTGATGCTGCAGCTGTGGAAATAGCTCTCCAGCGTTTGCTCTACCGGGTTGACCATGTTGCCGTAGCTTTTCATGAAGTGCGCCAGCGCGGCGTTGCGATCACCGTGCTGCTTTTCTGACTGAGCGACCTCGAGGTCGAATGTCAGGTCGTCGGTGCCGCTTTCCTGACGCAGCAAATCGAGCAGCACGGCCTTGGCATCCCCATACAGCGAATTGGCGAGGTCGGTTACGACCAGCGCGCCGGCGTTGATGAAGGGGTTGCGCGGGATGCCGTTCTCGTTCTCCAGCTGTACCAGCGAGTTGAACGGGTTGCCCGACGGTTCCTTGCCGACGCGGGTCCACAGGTTGTCGCCCAGACGGCCGAGCACCAGCGAGAGCATGAAGACCTTGGACAGGCTCTGGATGGAGAAGCGGGTATCGGCACCACCGGTGGCGTATTGCCGGCCGTCGAGCGTGGCGACGCTGATGGCGAATTGTTGCGGGTTGATCTTGGCCAGGGCGGGGATGTAGTTCGCCACCTTGCCCAGTCCGAAATAGGGAACGATGTCCTGGGCTATTTCATCGAGGAGAGCTTGATAGTCCATGTCTGTGGTGTGGTAAGGGTGTGTTGTCGTGATCGGCCCTGTAACGGGCTCTGAGTTTTGTCGGGTTGGCTGGCGCCTCAGAAAGTATAGCGGAGCTCCAGGACCTCGAGCGAATCCCCGAGCTGCAGGATGCCTTCGTTGCGTGGCACGAGGTTGACGCCGAAGCAGATGCCTTCCGGCAACTGGCGCGTCTTGATCAGGGTGGCCATGGGCTCTCCGTCGGCCGACGGGGTGCCGGTGTCCGGGTTGACCGTGGTCAGCGTGCAGCGGGTGCACGGCTTGGCCACATCGAAGACGACCGATCCAATGCGAACCACCTGCCAGTCATCTTCTTCGTAGGGCAAGGGGCCGCTGACGACGAGATTGGGTCGGAAGTGGCGCGTCGTGACCGGTTGTGTCAGTTGGCCGTTGAGTTCGTTCAGCGAACCCTCGTTGACCAGCAGATACGGGTAGCCGTCGGCGAAGGATAGCGCCTGATCGTTGGTTTTCTGCTGGCGCTGGGAGTGCCGCCCCAGCCAGAGCAGGCGGCAGGGAATACCCAGATAGCGGCTGAACCAGTCGTCGGCCCTGGCAGAGCCGTGGTAGGCGGTGAAGTGGTCCTTCCAGACGCTGGCAGGGGTCGGGGAGTCGAACTCGGTCGCCAGTGCGGTCACGAGGGGGTGGCCGGGAGCCTGAAACAGGATGCCTCCCGGGATCAGTGAACACCGGACATTGACGAGCTGAGGATAGTCGCGTGCCGTGATGAACCCCCCGCTTTCATCGGTCAGCAGCCATTCTCGATCGTGCAGCAGGCCCTGCCACGAGGCGTATGCCCGCTCGTAAGCGATGCCGCGGGCGGATTTGAGGGGATGGACGAACATGCTGGCCAATTGCACGGATCTGCTCCTTGGGTTGGGGTTGTCCGGAATATCGTCG is a genomic window containing:
- a CDS encoding MOSC domain-containing protein, which codes for MQLASMFVHPLKSARGIAYERAYASWQGLLHDREWLLTDESGGFITARDYPQLVNVRCSLIPGGILFQAPGHPLVTALATEFDSPTPASVWKDHFTAYHGSARADDWFSRYLGIPCRLLWLGRHSQRQQKTNDQALSFADGYPYLLVNEGSLNELNGQLTQPVTTRHFRPNLVVSGPLPYEEDDWQVVRIGSVVFDVAKPCTRCTLTTVNPDTGTPSADGEPMATLIKTRQLPEGICFGVNLVPRNEGILQLGDSLEVLELRYTF